Proteins encoded in a region of the Rutidosis leptorrhynchoides isolate AG116_Rl617_1_P2 chromosome 9, CSIRO_AGI_Rlap_v1, whole genome shotgun sequence genome:
- the LOC139866588 gene encoding putative methylesterase 11, chloroplastic encodes MGICLSTESTPKKNTPKRLTNHQSTINASRWSRIRSFSGKKHNFDDVDAVVHEHAIAAALLFQQQNGGVLPFDRSTSLRHVPNSKRHQPFTRSSSTRARSVTDPLLPPQQLLNQDVNIDELETSHIVLVHGGGFGAWCWYKTIALLEECKFRVTAIDLTGSGIDLFDANSIKNLSQYVTPLTDFLEKLADGEKVILVGHDFGGACVSYEMELYPKKIAKAIFIAASMLKSGQSTLDMFSQKENTNDLMRQAQKFIYTNGNNMPPTAIDLDKMLLKDLLFNHSPAKDIALASVSMRPIPFPPVLEKLSLSESNYGSVRRFYIETLDDNAIPITLQESMLNESPPEKVFRLKGSDHSPFFSKPQALHKLLVEIAKIK; translated from the exons ATGGGGATATGTTTATCAACGGAATCAACGCCAAAGAAGAATACCCCTAAACGCCTAACAAATCATCAATCAACAATCAACGCCAGTCGATGGTCTCGCATTCGATCTTTTTCAGGTAAAAAACATAACTTCGATGATGTTGATGCTGTTGTTCATGAACATGCAATCGCTGCTGCTCTTCTTTTTCAACAGCAAAATGGCGGTGTATTACCATTTGACCGGTCAACTTCCTTACGTCATGTTCCCAACTCAAAACGTCATCAGCCTTTTACTCGGAGTTCAAGTACCAGAGCCAGATCGGTTACTGATCCCCTGCTTCCTCCTCAACAGCTCCTTAATCAG GATGTTAATATTGATGAGTTGGAGACTAGTCATATTGTTCTTGTTCATGGAGGAGGGTTTGGAGCCTGGTGTTGGTACAAAACAATTGCACTTTTAGAAGAATGTAAATTTCGAGTTACTGCAATTGATTTAACCGGTTCCGGAATCGATTTATTTGACGCCAATAGCATTAAAAATCTTTCACAGTACGTGACGCCACTTACAGATTTTCTCGAAAAGCTTGCAGATGGAGAAAAG GTAATTTTGGTAGGTCATGACTTTGGTGGTGCATGTGTATCATACGAAATGGAGTTATATCCAAAGAAAATTGCAAAAGCTATCTTTATTGCGGCTTCTATGTTGAAAAGTGGACAAAGTACTCTCGATATGTTCTCCCAAAAG GAGAATACAAATGATCTCATGCGGCAAGCTCAAAAATTCATATATACAAATGGGAATAATATGCCTCCAACTGCCATTGATCTTGACAAAATGCTCCTCAAGGACCTTCTATTCAATCACAGTCCTGCAAAG GATATAGCATTGGCTTCTGTATCAATGAGGCCAATTCCATTTCCACCTGTTTTGGAGAAGCTGTCTCTTTCAGAATCAAACTATGGGTCAGTCAGACGATTCTACATCGAAACCTTAGACGACAATGCAATTCCCATAACTTTACAAGAGAGCATGTTAAACGAAAGCCCACCTGAAAAAGTTTTTCGTCTTAAAGGTTCTGATCACTCCCCTTTTTTCTCCAAGCCTCAGGCTCTACATAAGCTACTAGTCGAAAttgctaaaataaaataa